The genomic stretch AGAAATTCCCACAGTGGATTGCTGTGTAACTTATTAATTCTGGAACCTGGATAATGTATACTTGGTTATTTCTGAACTCTTCCAAGATCCAGTAAATTGCAATGCATTGTCTTTTCTGTTTCAAGCCACAAATATTTTCATTGCCCAGTTTCTTGGATACTTGTCAATTATAAAGATGTGCACATGAGTTGAACTTGCAATTGTGCTCTTGTAATTATATCCTTGCTGTTGATGGAATGACTTCCCTTCTTCCAAATATGTAAAAAACAAGAACAGACCTGTATATACAAACCTGCCCAAGTTTAAGTTTACATAGAATAAGCTCTATTTAAAAGATAGGTCCTAAGGTAGCTTGAGTTAGTCATTATatgtgtacacacaaacacacacacagacacctagACACACATACATGTTGACTAACCATTAATTTGTAGGCTATTTTGTTGCTGTTTCATCATAGTTTGTTCCTAGCAGTGACAGCAGAGCACTATCTCTGCAAGTTGTTGTTAGGAAAGGATGCAACCTTATTAACCTTTTAATTTCCTGTTGTAAATTGGAATAGCACTGGTTAAGCAATAGGCAAGAATAGTCTTCAATGCTAATCCAATTTTGATAAAATACTCATGCATTTGAGCTTTGTCATCAGAAAGCTTTATGAGGCATTGAGTCATTCTAGGAAGTTCTTTAAATGGTGAACAGTGGGGTGTTGTAGATATGTTGCTTATCATACACTTGCTGCAACAGGATATAGCCTTAATTGTGCAGTTAATGGCGAAATCCATTTCCAAGCAATTTCAATGAATATTTTGAACATTTTGGTGTCTGAGTACAGTACCATACTCAGTCTCACCCCTCTGTTTAGTCCTACCGTGAAAAATCTGATAGATTTGTTTAATCTCTTTATGTTATTAAAGCAATTGGACCTTTAGgaagttattttgtttttaagtgcACTTCGGGCACACTGTTATTTGTAAACATTAACAAATTAAAACCTTTGCCTAAAATTAAACATGAGTTATATTCAGCCATCTGATGTTTGGGGTTCAATTAATAGTCATATAACTAATATAATTATGGAATTATATTTCTCTGTTGCTGTTATCATTCTTAAATATTTTGTTGAATGAAAGTGGGATAAATCTCAGTGTTGTCCTTCCTAGCCATTATTTTAGAGCAGTTGTTAGGCAGCTGCTTATCagcataaactttttaaaatcagaCTTAAATGTTCCCTTAAAAAGAGAGTATAATTCCTTTAAGCATTTCAAGATCAAGAAATCAATAGGTCTAATTCTTCATTTAGTTGTTTGGTTTGTTTCTAGTGCTTATGtcttatatttatttacaatatgCTATTTATACTTACACTTGAATACTGTAAACAGAAGATTGCCTTATACTGTTACCTGAAGCTGTTGATAGTGAAGAGttgccactgattttttttaaaaattctgagcTAACATACATGAGAAATGTAAAGGTTTTAGTGGTCGAATTGCAGAATGAAATAATAGCTTCTTTGTAGTCAGTGatttgatgcagtggtgggttccagatcctgttgcaaccagtacggtacAATGGGCCCCGTCGTCCCCCACATGCACACGTGCACAGCGCGTTCATGCATCCTTACCACTACgacgcctccgcgacactccagctgcttgttggagcatcgcgcaggcgccgtacgctccatgcACAAAAGCGCCAAAGAGCTGAAATACAGGTAAAGAACTCGGGCGAGCGGGCCCTCCGGAGtgccataccagaatggtaccctgcaacccaccactgctttgatgcCAATTAATTCCATTCAAAACACACATTAGATATTTCCAATGGTTTGATTGAGAAGGTATAATATTCTATTGCTAAGAAATTTGGTATTGAAACATAACAGGTGAACCAttctttctatatatatttttggtGTGTTCATTGGCTTGTAAAGGCATAGCCCAAGATTTCACTTAAGTGATGTTTTAACTTGCATTACTAGTGTTACTTTAAAGAGATGGGTGGAATTCCTTTCTCAACTTAAAccatttaaataaacaatatttaaattatttttgatcagcttacaaataatttaaattccagtagctggtgtttttttaaaaaaaaaaattaagcaagcAAGCTGGCATTAGTTGTAATTGATCTTCCTGTGTGTTTCATTCTCCACCTATACCTCAGTAAAGTGCtgcatagattaaaaaaatacaacccCCACACTCACTAGATGATGTTTTGTGCCAAGAGTGAATTTCTTTTTGAGGTTTGGATAAGATGTAGGATGACTTCATTTTCTCTGATGCTCTGAAATCGGTATCTTGCTTTTGTGCATTATAAAGAATAATTTCAGCTTGAAAGGATAACATGGAAAGAATGATCTACATATGGCTTTAATCTAGTTTTCATGCTATTATATGTATTGTTCAGTCTAACTCTTTAGTTCTTGCTGTTTTCTTCCAGAACAACGCATATACTGCAATGTCAGATTCCTACATGCCGAATTACTACAGCCCATCCATTGGATTTTCCTACTCCTTGGGTGAAGCTGCTTGGTCTACTGGGGGTGATCCACCTATGCCCTATTTGACTTCTTATGGACAGCTAAGCAATGGAGAGCCTCATTTTCTCCCAGATGCCATGTTTGGACAGCCAGGGGCCCTTGGCAGCACACCATTTCTGGGACAGCATGGCTTTAACTTTTTCCCAAGTGGAATTGACTTCTCTGCTTGGGGTAATAACAGTTCTCAGGGGCAATCAACTCAAAGTTCAGGATACAGTAGCAACTATGCTTATGCACCAAGTTCATTAGGTGGAGCTATGATCGATGGACAGTCAGCGTTTGCTAATGACACCTTGAATAAGGCACCTGGCATGAACACCATAGACCAAGGAATGGCAGCCTTGAAACTAGGCAGCACTGAAGTAGCAAGCAATGTCCCAAAAGTTGTTGGCTCTGCCGTTGGCAGTGGGTCTATTGCCAGTAATATTGGAACTTCTAATAGCTTGCCCCCAGCTACTATTGCTCCTCCCAAACCAACATCCTGGGCTGATATTGCAAGCAAACCTGCCAAACAGCAGCCCAAGCTGAAGACCAAGAATGGGATTGCAGGCTCAAGTCTTCCACCGCCCCCCATTAAACACAACATGGACATTGGAACTTGGGATAATAAAGGGCCAGTGGCAAAAAACCCTTCCCAGGCTTTAGTTCAGAATATTGGTCAGCCGCCAACCCAAATATCTCCCCAACCAATGGGTCAACAGATGAATAATAGTCCACCAGCAATGCAGCCTTCAGCAGGACAACAGCCACAACCTCTGCCACCTGCACCACCTCAACCAACTCAGTTGCCAGTTCAGCAACAGGCAGCTCAGCCTGCCCGTTGGGTTGCACCTCGTAACCGTGGAAATGGATTTGGCCAAAATGGAGTTGATGGCAATGCAGTAGGACAGTCTCAAACCACCTCTGGATCTGCACCTTTGGAGCCCCACCCTGTCTTGGAGAAGTTGAGATCTATCAACAACTATAACCCAAAGGATTTTGACTGGAACCCAAAACATGGGAGGGTCTTCATTATCAAGAGTTATTCTGAAGATGATATCCATCGTTCCATTAAATATAACATCTGGTGCAGTACAGAGCATGGTAATAAGAGACTGGATGCTGCTTATCGGTCCATGAATGGAAAAGGTCCCGTTTACTTACTGTTCAGTGTCAACGGCAGTGGTCATTTCTGTGGAGTGGCAGAAATGAAATCTGCTGTGGACTACAATACATGCGCTGGCGTGTGGTCCCAGGACAAATGGAAGGGGCGATTTGATGTCAGGTGGATTTTTGTGAAGGACGTTCCCAACAGCCAACTGCGGCACATTCGCCTAGAGAACAATGAGAATAAACCAGTGACCAACTCCAGGGACACTCAGGAGGTGCCTCTGGAAAAGGCCAAACAGGTGCTGAAAATCATTGCTACCTACAAGCACACCACTTCCATCTTTGATGACTTCTCACACTATGAGAAACgccaggaagaggaggaaaatgtgAAAAAGGTAACTGGTTGAGCAGGCAGGGAAAAGAAATAAAGGGGGAGGGTGGATGTTACTGTATAAGATCGAGTAAGTTGTGAACATCAATACCCAAGTAGATTTGCAGAGGTTATCATTAAGTATATAACTTGGGGCAATGGTATTTAAACTAGAATCTGCTCTAGCCAAATTATAGTTAGTGTACAAAATTTGCGTAGTATAGAAGACATGACATTTAAGCATGTAGTGGCAGCAAATAAGACTTTTTCCCATTCTCCATGAGATGCTCTGGATAATAGTGCTTATAGTTTTGTTTGTGAACTGAATTAAGTAAACTGGATTATGGGTGGAAATGCTATTCAATCAATATCTTTGGCATGATTCCTGTTTATGGTGTCACAGTTTCAAGGAATTAGATCAGCTTTGTATTCTGCAGTTATTTCTTGAGGCACTAACTGATGAGGAATTGGTAAGCAGTATACCACCGAAGTACCTTAAAAACTGCTAAATGTATAttctagttcagtggttctcaGCCCGGGAAGTGGGGAGTGCAGTGTCATCACAGGGGGGACCAccaaggcttgaagaaatgttatgatttaaattttgAGATACCTCTggggccacaaaaggtatttaaagggagtctagtgaagaaaaggttgagaacctctTTTCTAATTATTAGTGATTCTCCCAACTTACATAAAAgtggtgttttttctttttttaaaattgttgtacAAGAAAACCTTATATCTTGAGCATTTGGAATGAGCTATGTAGTTCTTGGTATCTAAGCATTGACTTAGATACTGATTTATCTAGTATAATCGTATGTTTTGAAAAATCATAAATATGCCCTTTTTTTGCTCCTCTTGATATTTATGCTGAAATATGTGCTTTCTTATAGTGGGTAGGATTTACATTGTCGCATTGTAGTTAGGGTGTGGCAGTGACATGGAAAGATTAATGTAGATATCATAGACTCTAAATGAACAATTATCATTTGCAGGACTCAGAAATGTGACAACCTACAGGTATAATATTTTTAGGGTAACCATGTCAGCACCTAGAAAAAGCAAAATTAATGTTAACATTCATCTTGGAGATTCAAAGTAGTAAAGAAAATACAGGCGTGAAAAATAGCAGACCAGCAGAGATGTATTACTTGGATGTACTTGActaactttatttttaatagaCAGCGAGTTTCATATAGTAATGAAGGCACTAGGtgagaaactaggagactgaattctagtcctaccttaggcacagAATCAGacaggtgatcttgggccagttacACACACTCAGCCCTAAAAAGGAGAcattggcaaaccacttctaagaGATTGCAGGGTCTTTTCTGGGAGTCAACACTAATGTAAAGtcactcccctccccccaaaaatatatttttttatcttaAAGTATTTGATTAAGTGATTTGATATTTAAAAGTTAAAACTGAGAAAGTCCAGAATCTGCTCTTTCTAATTGGAATTGAGAATCATCAAAAACAAAGTATATGTATCCTTTGGCTTTTTCTAAACAAAATGACTAAGCCAACATAGCTGTTTCAGTACTCCCTGTAGAATGAATCTCACGGTACCTTAAAATGACAGGATTTGTATTTGATCTTCAGCATGCCAGTTTTGGATGACATGTACCCATCAGAATCCCAGCCTAGTAGGAGTTGGCTTTCAGATTTGCTGGACAGAACTATTTATTAATGTGTCTGTCCTGCAGCAAATGTTTATTGAGAACCAGTTTCTGCACCATATAATTCTCTTCTGTTTTGGGGAAGAGACTTCATGCTATTTCTATATTCAGACTATAAAATGCTATTTCTAAGactgattgttctcaccattgcAGAATAACGTTAAGTGATTATGTATTTGAAGCTTCAGTTTTTCAATTTGATTACTagtacatcttttttttaaaaaaatagggttACACTATCATTGATTTGATAAATACTTGTTACTGTGTGACTCTCTGTAAATTGTAACACTATGATACTGAAGAAACTGTATTTCCAAGTGTCTCTGGATGTATAACAATGTCCTGAAACTGTAACATCTTATTGATAAGATGTTAGAACCCAGAACTGCAGCCTTAAAATGAAAACATTGATTGAATAACTTTATTCCAGTGTATGATGCAAATTCTCCAACTTTTAATTAAAgtaatttttctatttgcattacAGTGTTATAAATGTttctgtataaaatattttatattgcttAATCGCAAAAATAAATTGTCTAATCTAGTATATACCGGCACTTCTGCTAGTGTTAGGATGGCTCCTAATAATTTATTCCCAGCTCATCAGTTATAGATGTAACATGTAGGGCTGTAATGCATATATTTTCCTAATATTCAGAATTGCACCAACAAAGCACATGTTTGAGCTTTAAGAATTTGCCTGATGATTGCAGTCTGCTTTTCATTTGCCTTTCTGGACAAAACACACTTAGGTAATGTAAATCAGATTAACTGAAGTCAATAATTGCCAGGCTAAGTATGACGAACAGGaagcatttttcctttccttttctagtAGTTTAATATGGTTGACATGAAAAGAGTGTTCATCGGCTTTTTCATgagattttaatttcattttttaatagaaACTTGTACTCACTAGGGCTAAGATTTTTAATAGTCTATATAGTAACAGCTTTTACTATATAGATTGAAGTAAtcagatacaggtaatcctcgacttatgactacaattgactCAAAAattctgttcctaagtgagatgttaactgagttttgccccattttatgacttttcttgccccgTTGTGTAagggaattactgcagttgttaaatgagtaacacagttgttaaatgaatctgctctctgcatttattttgcttgtcagaagtttgcaaaaggtggtcacatgaccctgtgacactgcagccatcaaaaatatgaatcagttgccaagcgtctgaatgtgatcatgtgacacaggatgctgcaatgatcataaatgtggaaaatggtcataagacaacACACTTTTTTTAAGTGCCGTGTAActccgaacagtcactaaacaaactcttgtaaGGACGGCCAGTGATAAGGAGAGGTATGAAGCAAAATGCCTTTAAGCTTTCAACTTGTAGCTGTTCTTTGACTGAAATAAGATTGCTTGTTTGGGGATGTACTTGTAGGCATCTAGAGTGCTGCAAAGGGTATGTAGAAAAGTCATGTGTTTGGGACaatatataaatgctattaagaaaaaaaatatttctgtgtgCTCACCTGCAAGTTTCTGTGTGTTTCTAAATTTTAGGCTGGCTCTCAAGGACAGTTCAAACATCATTTTGCCTAGAATGCAAAAAACTAGGGCATAGAATAGAGAACAAGTAAGATACATAACTAGGTATTGTGCAGAAAACctaattttttaaattcaaattgtatgacaccagactcaaggttgggGGGAGGCTCACAACAATCAGTttacaatcaataaaacaaaaaaatactaaaaatgatAAGTGTAACAGACCAGATACAAGAAAATAAAGGGTTTAATTCTCTCTCACCAAAAGCCTGAGAGAATGTTTGAATTGTGTTCatatagacctgtgatggcgaaccttttctccaccgagtgcccaaaccggagcACGCGTGTGCAGAAACCCTGAGACCAGCTGGCCTGTGTACATGTATCCTCTGGTCTTCTGGTtttggccagaaaccagaagaacagctggaaatgGCGCTCACGcttacagagagggctctgcatgccacctctggcacgtgtgccttAGATTCACCATCATAGACATTGGGAAAgcggaaaggacttttctttggTACAAGATGTTAAATATTCCTTTATTTTCCACAGACACTTTACCTACCTTAGTTTGGTTATTGCAGGCTTACAGTTCATCTGAAATAAGGTTTTGCAAATAACAGAACAATGCTATACTGCAGGAGTCACCAACCCCTGGGCTGCAGACCGATACTGGCCTGTGGCCTGTTAGGAATTGGGCTGCACAAGCAGCGGGCGAGTGAACAAGCAAACATTCATCTCTGCATGCACaggatctagatcaggggtgtcaaactccaggcaccacggggccactctggaaacagcaaaggactggtctgCGGTGCtaatgccagtgaaaacggagcttggaagcccatttttgctggcagagccctCTGGCCTCCATAGGCGGCCCCAGCATGAGTGACGTCGAGGTAGCCATAGTCactccagccccccctcccccccgagtGACATCGAGgtggccattcccaccccagtcctcctctcccctcgagatcaaacacaaccctgaagcagccttcaatgaaatcaagtttgacacctctcaTCTAGTTTGCAGACAAAACCATTTCTTTCGAAACCGATCCGtggtgccagaaaggttgggggctACTGTTGTACTGTACTGTGACTTGCAACGCATTTAAATTATATAATTGAATTTGTACAATAGTTAG from Thamnophis elegans isolate rThaEle1 chromosome 12, rThaEle1.pri, whole genome shotgun sequence encodes the following:
- the YTHDF2 gene encoding YTH domain-containing family protein 2 → MSASSLLEQRPKGQGTKVQNGSVHQKDSLNDDDIEPYLSPQARPNNAYTAMSDSYMPNYYSPSIGFSYSLGEAAWSTGGDPPMPYLTSYGQLSNGEPHFLPDAMFGQPGALGSTPFLGQHGFNFFPSGIDFSAWGNNSSQGQSTQSSGYSSNYAYAPSSLGGAMIDGQSAFANDTLNKAPGMNTIDQGMAALKLGSTEVASNVPKVVGSAVGSGSIASNIGTSNSLPPATIAPPKPTSWADIASKPAKQQPKLKTKNGIAGSSLPPPPIKHNMDIGTWDNKGPVAKNPSQALVQNIGQPPTQISPQPMGQQMNNSPPAMQPSAGQQPQPLPPAPPQPTQLPVQQQAAQPARWVAPRNRGNGFGQNGVDGNAVGQSQTTSGSAPLEPHPVLEKLRSINNYNPKDFDWNPKHGRVFIIKSYSEDDIHRSIKYNIWCSTEHGNKRLDAAYRSMNGKGPVYLLFSVNGSGHFCGVAEMKSAVDYNTCAGVWSQDKWKGRFDVRWIFVKDVPNSQLRHIRLENNENKPVTNSRDTQEVPLEKAKQVLKIIATYKHTTSIFDDFSHYEKRQEEEENVKKERQGRVK